One window from the genome of Elaeis guineensis isolate ETL-2024a chromosome 5, EG11, whole genome shotgun sequence encodes:
- the LOC105045373 gene encoding uncharacterized protein isoform X4, whose translation MKSIMLHLKFKITFDQVIAAISYQIIPTDTQYAEIPLAAVSSNNQKKGIGQLLYKELSKRLQSVGISTFLCWADEVSEGFWLKQGFISVGEVNSRGKTRRLPIKADIRRVLCYPGGSTLMVSQIKKDLMNFVNSSKHVSLGSSSKSHAKSPSNAPSETPGLTEIMTRDTSKYESLSNLDIVPDSHQMKTSQLQKLMNHGCSIDRQKAEGVPPDAVMVPACAKLVALNNVGCHSNGADLGQAENEYDTDGRCSLGQGVKRQIWEATLSSLKSKRIRGGHLIGCCQESNQDIVCESCSLGNSGCEQSVRAFLKDSICHAEGNRVGDINDDLLLKGNCPTVMFMNIADDAKKACLTKIVIELRGTVTCEGSACTHVITGKARRTLNFCTALCSGAWIVSPNWLKESFRERRFLGELQFVLEDEEYLLKYKSDLRDAVMRAKANPNSLLRGYHVCIAKHIHPSSNVLSIVIKSAGGNVIRRLGSTEEPSKEIFLACEEDMAEALAAARKGIRTYNSDWLMNCIMRQELDLNAPQFAESL comes from the exons ATGAAGAGCATTATGTTACATCTGAAATTCAAAATAACCTTTGATCAG GTGATAGCTGCAATTTCATATCAAATAATTCCTACTGACACACAATATGCTGAAATACCTCTTGCTGCTGTCAGTTCAAACAACCAAAAGAAG GGTATTGGTCAGCTCTTGTATAAGGAATTGAGTAAGAGGCTTCAGAGTGTGGGGATTTCAACATTTCTCTGCTGGGCAGATGAGGTATCTGAAGGATTTTGGCTCAAACAG GGTTTCATTTCAGTAGGAGAGGTGAATAGCAGAGGTAAAACTCGAAGGCTACCCATTAAAGCTGATATTAGGAGGGTGTTATGTTATCCTGGTGGTTCCACACTTAtggtttctcaaattaaaaaggaTCTTATGAATTTTGTCAACTCTTCGAAACATGTTAGTCTGGGCTCCTCTTCAAAGTCACACGCCAAGTCACCAAGTAATGCTCCTTCTGAAACTCCTGGACTTACAGAAATTATGACAAGGGATACTTCAAAGTATGAATCTCTGAGCAACCTTGATATCGTTCCAGACAGCCACCAAATGAAAACTTCTCAGTTACAAAAATTGATGAACCATGGTTGTTCCATAGATAGACAGAAAGCTGAAG GTGTTCCTCCTGATGCTGTTATGGTGCCAGCCTGTGCAAAATTGGTTGCTTTGAATAATGTGGGTTGCCATAGCAATGGAGCTGATTTAGGGCAGGCAGAAAATGAGTATGATACCGATGGTAGGTGTTCTCTTGGACAAGGAGTGAAGAGGCAGATCTGGGAAGCTACATTGtcttcattaaaatcaaagaGGATTAGAGGTGGTCATCTTATTGGCTGTTGCCAGGAATCAAATCAAGATATTGTTTGTGAGAGTTGCTCCTTAGGAAACTCTGGATGTGAGCAGTCAGTCAGGGCATTTCTAAAAGATTCTATATGTCATGCTGAAGGAAACAGAGTAGGTGATATCAATGATGATCTGCTTTTAAAAGGAAATTGTCCGACAGTCATGTTCATGAATATTGCTGATGATGCTAAAAAAGCATGCCTTACAAAG ATAGTTATAGAACTCAGAGGCACTGTAACCTGTGAAGGAAGTGCCTGTACACATGTTATAACTGGAAAAGCGAGAAGGACATTGAATTTCTGCACAGCTCTATGCTCTGG CGCTTGGATAGTCTCTCCTAATTGGTTGAAAGAAAGCTTCAGGGAAAGAAGGTTCTTAG GGGAATTGCAATTTGTTTTAGAAGATGAAGAATATCtgttgaaatacaaatctgaccTGCGGGATGCAGTTATGAGAGCAAAAGCAAATCCCAATTCATTGCTCAGAGGATATCATGTCTGCATTGCAAAGCATATCCATCCCTCTTCTAATGTTTTGTCAATTGTCATCAAGTCAGCTGGTGGCAAT GTCATTCGTAGGCTGGGCAGCACTGAGGAGCCGTCAAAGGAAATCTTTTTGGCATGTGAAGAAGACATGGCAGAGGCTTTAGCCGCTGCAAGAAAGGGTATACGGACTTACAACAGTGATTGGTTAATGAACTGCATCATGAGACAGGAGCTTGATCTGAATGCCCCTCAGTTTGCTGAGTCCCTATAG
- the LOC105045373 gene encoding uncharacterized protein isoform X3, translating into MLTRTDLDGRWRSWINSCTNSSFRLPVVIAAISYQIIPTDTQYAEIPLAAVSSNNQKKGIGQLLYKELSKRLQSVGISTFLCWADEVSEGFWLKQGFISVGEVNSRGKTRRLPIKADIRRVLCYPGGSTLMVSQIKKDLMNFVNSSKHVSLGSSSKSHAKSPSNAPSETPGLTEIMTRDTSKYESLSNLDIVPDSHQMKTSQLQKLMNHGCSIDRQKAEGVPPDAVMVPACAKLVALNNVGCHSNGADLGQAENEYDTDGRCSLGQGVKRQIWEATLSSLKSKRIRGGHLIGCCQESNQDIVCESCSLGNSGCEQSVRAFLKDSICHAEGNRVGDINDDLLLKGNCPTVMFMNIADDAKKACLTKIVIELRGTVTCEGSACTHVITGKARRTLNFCTALCSGAWIVSPNWLKESFRERRFLGELQFVLEDEEYLLKYKSDLRDAVMRAKANPNSLLRGYHVCIAKHIHPSSNVLSIVIKSAGGNVIRRLGSTEEPSKEIFLACEEDMAEALAAARKGIRTYNSDWLMNCIMRQELDLNAPQFAESL; encoded by the exons GTGATAGCTGCAATTTCATATCAAATAATTCCTACTGACACACAATATGCTGAAATACCTCTTGCTGCTGTCAGTTCAAACAACCAAAAGAAG GGTATTGGTCAGCTCTTGTATAAGGAATTGAGTAAGAGGCTTCAGAGTGTGGGGATTTCAACATTTCTCTGCTGGGCAGATGAGGTATCTGAAGGATTTTGGCTCAAACAG GGTTTCATTTCAGTAGGAGAGGTGAATAGCAGAGGTAAAACTCGAAGGCTACCCATTAAAGCTGATATTAGGAGGGTGTTATGTTATCCTGGTGGTTCCACACTTAtggtttctcaaattaaaaaggaTCTTATGAATTTTGTCAACTCTTCGAAACATGTTAGTCTGGGCTCCTCTTCAAAGTCACACGCCAAGTCACCAAGTAATGCTCCTTCTGAAACTCCTGGACTTACAGAAATTATGACAAGGGATACTTCAAAGTATGAATCTCTGAGCAACCTTGATATCGTTCCAGACAGCCACCAAATGAAAACTTCTCAGTTACAAAAATTGATGAACCATGGTTGTTCCATAGATAGACAGAAAGCTGAAG GTGTTCCTCCTGATGCTGTTATGGTGCCAGCCTGTGCAAAATTGGTTGCTTTGAATAATGTGGGTTGCCATAGCAATGGAGCTGATTTAGGGCAGGCAGAAAATGAGTATGATACCGATGGTAGGTGTTCTCTTGGACAAGGAGTGAAGAGGCAGATCTGGGAAGCTACATTGtcttcattaaaatcaaagaGGATTAGAGGTGGTCATCTTATTGGCTGTTGCCAGGAATCAAATCAAGATATTGTTTGTGAGAGTTGCTCCTTAGGAAACTCTGGATGTGAGCAGTCAGTCAGGGCATTTCTAAAAGATTCTATATGTCATGCTGAAGGAAACAGAGTAGGTGATATCAATGATGATCTGCTTTTAAAAGGAAATTGTCCGACAGTCATGTTCATGAATATTGCTGATGATGCTAAAAAAGCATGCCTTACAAAG ATAGTTATAGAACTCAGAGGCACTGTAACCTGTGAAGGAAGTGCCTGTACACATGTTATAACTGGAAAAGCGAGAAGGACATTGAATTTCTGCACAGCTCTATGCTCTGG CGCTTGGATAGTCTCTCCTAATTGGTTGAAAGAAAGCTTCAGGGAAAGAAGGTTCTTAG GGGAATTGCAATTTGTTTTAGAAGATGAAGAATATCtgttgaaatacaaatctgaccTGCGGGATGCAGTTATGAGAGCAAAAGCAAATCCCAATTCATTGCTCAGAGGATATCATGTCTGCATTGCAAAGCATATCCATCCCTCTTCTAATGTTTTGTCAATTGTCATCAAGTCAGCTGGTGGCAAT GTCATTCGTAGGCTGGGCAGCACTGAGGAGCCGTCAAAGGAAATCTTTTTGGCATGTGAAGAAGACATGGCAGAGGCTTTAGCCGCTGCAAGAAAGGGTATACGGACTTACAACAGTGATTGGTTAATGAACTGCATCATGAGACAGGAGCTTGATCTGAATGCCCCTCAGTTTGCTGAGTCCCTATAG
- the LOC105045360 gene encoding F-box protein At2g26160, translating into MKKKPHLLHQDMKELMILDWSMLCTDLIQEIAVFLLAGDVVDYIGLRSVCKAWRSATADPRNPTFHVPPPRSWIMLCSDGDAADSRHFLHLSTGKSLRLRLPELDHHKIIGCADGLLVLQDKATTAVRLLNPFTKSLTHLPPLAMLVEGELDHVQVTSAAVTFSSFSGLSTVMLSFYHLQRLAFANVGDGEWVITDRLQNFHFTSTLCYEGRFYATDYNGSIAVCDIGPPPTVTPILIQSFDLHVMNSYLVESAGDLLLVRRYYSSAISGGFVDTSKFEVFKVDLSGWLPKLVPMKSLGDRALFLAQNRTLSVSARDFPGIRGNSIYFGVCSLQDSAGVFHLEDGSFESLSYHQGLIHGGKAGKELLCRPFSLFDHLLCYCEHKDWSKGVMYSGFC; encoded by the exons ATGAAGAAGAAACCTCACTTGCTGCACCAAGACATGAAAGAGCTCATGATACTGGACTGGTCCATGCTTTGCACCGACCTCATACAAGAGATCGCCGTCTTCCTCCTCGCCGGCGACGTCGTCGACTACATCGGCCTCCGCTCGGTGTGCAAAGCGTGGCGCTCGGCGACCGCAGACCCCCGAAACCCCACCTTCCATGTCCCTCCCCCTCGCTCCTGGATCATGCTCTGCTCCGACGGCGACGCCGCCGACTCCCGCCACTTCCTCCACCTCTCCACCGGTAAGTCCCTCCGCCTCCGCCTCCCCGAGCTCGACCACCATAAGATCATCGGCTGCGCCGATGGCCTCCTGGTCCTCCAAGACAAAGCCACCACCGCCGTCCGTCTCCTGAACCCCTTCACCAAGTCTCTCACGCATCTCCCTCCCCTGGCGATGCTGGTCGAAGGCGAATTGGATCACGTGCAGGTCACGAGCGCCGCCGTCACTTTCTCCTCCTTTTCGGGTCTCTCCACCGTGATGCTCTCCTTCTACCATTTGCAGCGACTGGCTTTCGCTAATGTCGGCGATGGCGAGTGGGTGATCACGGATCGTCTGCAGAATTTCCATTTCACCAGCACTTTGTGCTACGAAGGACGATTCTACGCCACGGATTACAATGGATCGATCGCCGTCTGCGACATCGGCCCGCCGCCTACCGTGACGCCTATACTGATCCAATCTTTTGACCTTCATGTGATGAACTCCTATCTGGTGGAGTCCGCCGGCGATCTTTTGCTGGTCCGGAGGTACTACAGCTCTGCCATCTCCGGTGGTTTCGTCGACACGAGCAAATTTGAGGTTTTTAAGGTCGATCTAAGCGGATGGTTACCGAAGCTGGTTCCGATGAAGAGCTTGGGTGATCGTGCTCTGTTCTTGGCTCAGAATCGGACTCTATCGGTCTCTGCGAGGGATTTTCCGGGAATTAGAGGGAATTCTATCTATTTTGGTGTTTGCTCTCTTCAGGATTCGGCTGGTGTTTTCCATTTGGAGGATGGAAGCTTTGAGTCCCTCTCTTACCACCAAGGTTTGATACATGGAGGAAAGGCGGGAAAGGAGCTCTTATGCCGCCCTTTTAGTCTTTTTGACCACCTCCTCTGCTACTGCGAGCATAAAGATTG GTCAAAGGGAGTGATGTATTCTGGCTTCTGCTAA